TGATTGGTATATTTGCTGCTTCTCGTCAAGGAAAGAAAGTCGACGCTTTCTCCTTGGCATTTTCCTTAATAACTTATTCAATGCCAACGTTTTGGCTCGGTATCATGTTAATCATTTTTTTCAGCAGCACCCTGAACCTCTTCCCAACAAGCGGCATGGTAACGGCAGGAAAGGTTTTTGGAAATTCACTCGACCATGCAATCGATGTTTCGAAGCATTTAGTTCTGCCTGCTTTGACTTTGAGTCTTGTCTTAATCGGGCAGTTCGTGCTGATCATGCGAAATTCTCTGTTGGAAGTATTGACGGAAGATTATATTACGACTGCAAAAGCAAAAGGCTTTTCGGAAAAATTGATCATGAAGCGTCATGCATTGCCAAATGCAATGCTCCCGATGGTCACAATCATTGCAATCAATTTAGGCTTCATGATTGCTGGGGCAATCCAGATTGAAACTGTATTTTCATGGCCTGGATTGGGACGGTTAATGTATGAAGCACTGAATAACCGGGATTATCCATTATTGCAGGGTATTTTTCTGATTGTAAGCGTATGTGTCGTACTGGCCAACCTGTGTGCGGATATTATTTATGGATACCTTGATCCAAGAATAAATAAAAAAACCTAGGGTGAAGAAGATGGAACTGAAGAACTCGATAGCAATGAATAGATGGAAAGACTTATTAGAAATATTTCTTTCGAACAAGGCAGGACTTTTTGGCGCAGTCGTTCTCGGATTTTTCATCCTAATCGCCATATTTGGTCCGTTAATTTCCGACTATAATCCGAAAGAATACGGGATCGGAGAGGTGTTGAGCCCTCCGTCACTTGATAATCTATTGGGAACCGATGATTTA
This window of the Mesobacillus jeotgali genome carries:
- a CDS encoding ABC transporter permease, whose amino-acid sequence is MDKMYLVKKLYQAFVTIILVLIINFFLFRVMPGNPLSMIMRNPNASAEAIAKVKQLFGIDQPIYVQLWIYFKQLVQGDLGLSFMYKQPVIDVIAEKLIPTLLLVGVSTIIAIIAGVLIGIFAASRQGKKVDAFSLAFSLITYSMPTFWLGIMLIIFFSSTLNLFPTSGMVTAGKVFGNSLDHAIDVSKHLVLPALTLSLVLIGQFVLIMRNSLLEVLTEDYITTAKAKGFSEKLIMKRHALPNAMLPMVTIIAINLGFMIAGAIQIETVFSWPGLGRLMYEALNNRDYPLLQGIFLIVSVCVVLANLCADIIYGYLDPRINKKT